TTGTCCAATTTAACCTCAAAACTACCACTTAGCGCAATAAGGACTTCCAACTGTAGTTTATGAGCGTGTCCTCCTCTACTAGCATCACTAGGTACATCGTACAAATAATAAACACGCTTAATATCAAAAGGAAGTGTGGTTTTTTCTATTACAGAAATATTGCCTCTTGGGTCTGTGATTTTTGGAATATCTATAATTCGAATATCTTTTATCGTTTTATTAATCATCGTTTTTCATTTAATAAATTACTCCATTCTTCACCTACCTTTAACAGACTCAAATGTTCTATGCTTAACCTAGAGTTTTGTTTACATGTTGTATATAAATCTTTATTTAAAACAAATTTATTCATAGCTCCTGCCAAGGCTTGTTTATTATAGTTTTCAACTATTAACCCGTTATATTCATTTACAACTATTTCAGACACTCCTGAACATTCAACAGATAAAACTGGGGTTCCTACCGATAGTGATTCTATTAATACTCTCGGAAAACCCTCATATCTACTCGTTAAACAACAAAACCTAGCATGTTTAACATACGGGAATGGATTATTAGTAAACGGCTTAAAATTTATATTGTCACTATTTGCTTTATACTTAAGCATATCTTTATCTTTTCCGTCCCCCAAGATTAAAAGCTTAATATTTTTCTCTGGTAATTGAGATATTTTGTAAGCTTCAATCAATAAAGAAACATTTTTAACTTCGTCACTTAATCTGCCATAAAACAGAATATAATCTTCTGTAAAATCTATTCCCTTTTCAGTCGAAGAATTATTGTCATCGATTTCTACAGGGTTATTAATTTTTATTACATTTTTAAACTTATAAGAGTTACTAATTTCATCTCTAATTTCTTCAGAAACTCCAACATAAGCATAAGCATTTCTAAAGATTCTCTTACCCCAAAACATACTTTTAGTAAAATATTTTGTGATTTTTCTACTCCGAATTACGTATATAATATTTTTATTTTTATACAGAATTCTTCGGGTAAAAAACTCAGTGATTATAGACTGTCTAACCCTATTATCTATGATAAAATCGAATTTATTCTCTTTTAGATAATTTTTAAAAATAAAAAACCGATTTAACCTCCCTTTGATAGAATTATCTTGTTCCTTTAATTCACCAAGATTTAATAATGATCCGGCATATTCGTAATCAACATCTTTTAAAACAGAAACAATATGTACATTATAACCTAAATTATCTAACATTTTAGTTAGTAACGCAGAAGAGCGTTCAGCCCCTCCACTTCCTAATGAGTTTACAACAACACAAATTTTCTTTCTATTCAAAATATCTTATTTGTTTGAAGAACTGTTTAATAATTTCACCCAAGTTTTGAGCACCTCTTTATCTGAATATTTTTCTACTGAAGACTTGCTATTTTCTTTACAAATCGCATACAGTTCTTTATCAGAATACATATTATCAATTGCTGTTTTAAGTGCGATAAAGTCTTGATCTTTAACTAAAATTCCGTTTTTTTTATCTTGAATAATTTCTGAAGGCCCTACTTTACAATCAAAAGAAATAACAGGAACACCTAAAGCTAATGCTTCAATTAAAACAATTCCAAAACCCTCTAATTTACTCGACAACAATAGAAATTGACTCGACTTAATATATGGATAAGGATTGTTTTTAAAGCCTAACAATTTAACAATATTACTTAAGTTATTCTTTAAAATAATTTCCTCTAACACTTCTTTATCCTTACCTCGACCTAAAATAAAAAGAGGAATACCTTTTTTTGCAGGCAATGAATCTTTATAGGCTAGTATGAGTTTATCGAACTGTTTTACTTCATTTTTTAATCGTCCAACCGCAATAATATATTTACCGTCTAATGGCTGAATACTTTCTTCACTTTTAAGAAAAATATCAGAGTCATAAAAATTTGGTATATACTCCAAATTATCAAAATCAAACAACCGTTTTGTAGCATCATAAATTCCCTCAGAAACTACAACTACCGACTTAGCTCTATTGTATAATTTATAAAATAAAATATGCCGAGGCATATAATTATGAATTCTAGAAGAATGAATTGTTAGAACTGTTTTTTTTATATCATAGATAAAAAAATGAAACATGAGTTCTCTAAAAGAATTGCTTTTAATTCTGAAATCCAAATAGAAATCTGCATTAATTTTATTCCATGTTTTTTTGAGAACAAACATTTTTTTTAGAGATTTAAAAAAGGGAATTTTATGAAAAATACCACTTAAATCGTAAAGGTCGCCTTTAAAATCATAATCTATCTCGCCTTGCATGGCAATAATAGAAACATGAAAATTTGCTTCATGAAAAGATTTTGACACCAATGAAGCTGCTTTTTCTGCTCCTCCACCTGTTAAGCAATCTACAAGAATGCATACGCTCTTTATCTTACTTTTGGTCATTTTCTAGTATTGCAAATTTGCTAACAAATATAATTATAACTCTAAAACTCATAGTATATTTGTAAGTTTACTAAATTAAAATTAAACAAAATAAAAAATTAGTCTTTTTGATTATAAATCAGTGCTATGTTAAACAATAATTCTTTAGTAACTGTAATCTGTTCTTGCTACAACCATAGTGATTATATTGAAAAAGCTTTAAATTCCGTTATAAATCAAACCTATAAAAACATTCAATTAATAATAATTGATGATTACAGCAATGATAACTCTATTGAAATAATTGATAGATGGATTTTAAAAAACGAAACAGGTATATTCATTAAAAACGTGAAAAATCTTGGCCTTACAAAATCTGTAAATGATGCTTTCAAAAATGTTAATGGCGCTTTTTTTATAGATTTAGCCGGAGACGACGTATTATTACCTCACTGCATAGAAACTCAAATATCGATATACAACGCTTATTCTCAAGATAAAATTGGTATTGTTTATGGTAATGCAAAAGTAACGGACACAATTAGCAATACATCCTATATATTTTATGATAAGTTTCTTCAAAGTAAAAAAACAACCTCACCTACAGATGGCTTTATTTACAAAGAAATACTCAACCACTCAAACACCATTTGCTCTGTAAGCGCTTTAATTAACACTGCTTTATTTAAAAAACTAGGAGGCTATGATGAAAATCTAGCTTATGAAGATTATGACTTATGGCTGAGAGTAGCACGAAAATACAGTATACTATATGTCGATAAAATTTTAGTAGAAAGAATAAAATTAAAGACTTCTTTAGGAAACATAAATTACCAAATATTTAGTAAAAAGGCCCTACAATTTAAATACTCTACATACATAATTGTAAAAAAGACCTTAAAAATGAATTTGACTAAAGAAGAAGATTTAGCTTCTATTCAAAAAATAAAGATAGAGGTAAAACAAAACTGGAAAGTTCTAAACGTTTTATTAATTGCAAAATATTATATTTTATTACTCAAATTAAAATTTAGAAAATAAAGTTAAAATACTTTAAGAAATTAAATAATCACCTCTAATCACAAAAAAACTAAACCTTTCCAATAATTACTGCAGGGCAACCACCAATAACGGAATTCTTAGGAAAACTTTTTGTGACTACTGATCGTGCGGCAACAACCACATTTTCCTCTAAACAAACGCCTTTCAAAATTGTTACATCGTTCCCGATAAAAACATTATCCTGAATTATAACCGATTCAGGTCTAGGATCACTTTCATGTCGTTTTTCAGGAGCTAGATTGTGAAAATTACTATCCATAATACTACAATTATAACCGATAAGAACATTGCTACCGATTATAATTTTTTTTTCTGCAATAATTGAAACGGCATTATTCATGTGGGTATTGCTCCCTATAGTAATTTCAGAAACACTAGTTCTAGCCTCAACATATGCATATGTATTATGAAAAAAAGGAGAGTTAACAACTCCAAATTTAACATTATCTCCCATTCTAACCTCTCCTTTTCCCTTAAAAACTATCGGCTGAAATGATTCATAATCACCATGTATATTTGGATTATTACTGTATTGCTTATAAATAAGTCGTTTAATCCAATTATCTAATCTAAAAACTATTTTACCAATCATTTCTGTAAATATTTAAACATGAATTACCCGACCCTACCAATTTTATAATTACTTATTAAATTTCTCTTTTATAAAAGATTTAACATCTAATTTTTTGTTTAAATTATATATCGTAAAAACACTAGATATCAAAATTAGAAAAACTAATAAAAAGCTTTTAAGTAGTACATCTCCTACATAAGTAATGCAAAAAGTAGAAAATACCAATAATAAGCAAACAAAGTAAACCTTTATAAACTCTGAAACAAAAACAAACTTATACCTAAATTTCATTATTAAAGAAATAATAACAAGGTGCAAAAAATAATAAATTATATAACTAACTCCCAATCCTAACAAACCATAGTTTGAGTATCCAAAAATATTTATTACTAGAAGTAAAACATTAAAACCTATTGCTGTTTTTATAAAAACACTTGAGTCACCATTTGCAATAATAACGTAGCCCAAAGACCAAGAAACTGCTTTAAATAAAGTCCCCATAATTGCTATGTTTATAAACAATAAAACTGGTAGAAAAGCTTTCGAATAAAGAATTACTATAAAATATTCTGCAAAGGTTAAAAATAAAACAATTACAGGAGTAATTAACAACACCACTACCATTGCCTGTTGTGTCACCGTTCTTTGAACACTTTTAA
The window above is part of the Algibacter sp. L3A6 genome. Proteins encoded here:
- a CDS encoding glycosyltransferase — encoded protein: MNRKKICVVVNSLGSGGAERSSALLTKMLDNLGYNVHIVSVLKDVDYEYAGSLLNLGELKEQDNSIKGRLNRFFIFKNYLKENKFDFIIDNRVRQSIITEFFTRRILYKNKNIIYVIRSRKITKYFTKSMFWGKRIFRNAYAYVGVSEEIRDEISNSYKFKNVIKINNPVEIDDNNSSTEKGIDFTEDYILFYGRLSDEVKNVSLLIEAYKISQLPEKNIKLLILGDGKDKDMLKYKANSDNINFKPFTNNPFPYVKHARFCCLTSRYEGFPRVLIESLSVGTPVLSVECSGVSEIVVNEYNGLIVENYNKQALAGAMNKFVLNKDLYTTCKQNSRLSIEHLSLLKVGEEWSNLLNEKR
- a CDS encoding glycosyltransferase family 2 protein; the protein is MLNNNSLVTVICSCYNHSDYIEKALNSVINQTYKNIQLIIIDDYSNDNSIEIIDRWILKNETGIFIKNVKNLGLTKSVNDAFKNVNGAFFIDLAGDDVLLPHCIETQISIYNAYSQDKIGIVYGNAKVTDTISNTSYIFYDKFLQSKKTTSPTDGFIYKEILNHSNTICSVSALINTALFKKLGGYDENLAYEDYDLWLRVARKYSILYVDKILVERIKLKTSLGNINYQIFSKKALQFKYSTYIIVKKTLKMNLTKEEDLASIQKIKIEVKQNWKVLNVLLIAKYYILLLKLKFRK
- a CDS encoding acyltransferase codes for the protein MIGKIVFRLDNWIKRLIYKQYSNNPNIHGDYESFQPIVFKGKGEVRMGDNVKFGVVNSPFFHNTYAYVEARTSVSEITIGSNTHMNNAVSIIAEKKIIIGSNVLIGYNCSIMDSNFHNLAPEKRHESDPRPESVIIQDNVFIGNDVTILKGVCLEENVVVAARSVVTKSFPKNSVIGGCPAVIIGKV
- a CDS encoding sugar 3,4-ketoisomerase, whose product is MINKTIKDIRIIDIPKITDPRGNISVIEKTTLPFDIKRVYYLYDVPSDASRGGHAHKLQLEVLIALSGSFEVKLDNGENVKTIMLNKPNKGLLIPVGVWRELENFSSGSVCLVMASDVFDEDDYIRDYNDYKLFKRGNI
- a CDS encoding glycosyltransferase, translated to MTKSKIKSVCILVDCLTGGGAEKAASLVSKSFHEANFHVSIIAMQGEIDYDFKGDLYDLSGIFHKIPFFKSLKKMFVLKKTWNKINADFYLDFRIKSNSFRELMFHFFIYDIKKTVLTIHSSRIHNYMPRHILFYKLYNRAKSVVVVSEGIYDATKRLFDFDNLEYIPNFYDSDIFLKSEESIQPLDGKYIIAVGRLKNEVKQFDKLILAYKDSLPAKKGIPLFILGRGKDKEVLEEIILKNNLSNIVKLLGFKNNPYPYIKSSQFLLLSSKLEGFGIVLIEALALGVPVISFDCKVGPSEIIQDKKNGILVKDQDFIALKTAIDNMYSDKELYAICKENSKSSVEKYSDKEVLKTWVKLLNSSSNK